The Saccopteryx leptura isolate mSacLep1 chromosome 2, mSacLep1_pri_phased_curated, whole genome shotgun sequence genome has a window encoding:
- the TNS4 gene encoding tensin-4: MSQVMSSPLLVGGHVARLAPCEEPRRALHPAPSPSLPPQCPYYTTESWGAQALMGPVPCKEPPNRLQQAPQAEAKASCLLRSPEEHSGALEDLDSYIDFSLESLNQMILELDPTFQLLPPGPGGPWAEPTQSTTSRKKKEEPEALDIKYIEVTSTRSRCHDGPQRCSSPSVTPPFGSPRSGGLLSSRDVPRETRSSSESLIFSGNQGRGHQRPPPPPGVLSSHPPSSPTISIPCMRSKASGPHGLGSPLVASPGLEKGLGGLATQRGSRVSGLSASPASDVSYVFGSCPPLLRSSISSQQSSSRSLESPASSSSSLHSLGPVSLCPRASDIQVSSNTAPSMGQPRATYSPPGAKEHASSCPPSIANSMVDIPIVLVNGCPEPGSPPSQQTPGQQDFVRLGSASASNRCPATMSHSQALPEASPTACPEGPTRDMQPTMKFVMDTSKYWFKPSITREQAFELLRKEAPGTFVVRDSSSYRGSFGLALKVQETPAPAQNLSGEDSSDLIRHFLIESSAKGVHLKGADEEPYFGSLSAFVCQHSIMALALPCKLTIPQKELGGGDGASDPSTDGRASCLKKSAGCHALYLSSVSVETLTGALAVRKAISTTLERDILPTPTVVHIKVTEQGITLTDVQRKLFFRRHYPLTTLRFCGMDPEQQKWQKYCKPAWVFGFVAKSQTESQENVCHLFAEYDPVQPASQVIDLVTALLQDTERM, encoded by the exons ATGTCGCAGGTGATGTCCAGCCCCCTGCTGGTAGGAGGCCATGTGGCCCGCCTGGCTCCCTGTGAGGAACCAAGGAGGGCCctgcacccagcccccagccccagcctgccACCCCAGTGCCCTTACTATACCACAGAAAGCTGGGGGGCCCAGGCCCTGATGGGCCCCGTGCCCTGCAAGGAGCCCCCCAACAGGCTCCAGCAGGCCCCACAGGCTGAAGCCAAAGCCAGCTGCCTCCTACGGTCCCCTGAAGAGCACTCAGGGGCCCTGGAGGACCTGGACTCCTACATCGACTTCTCACTGGAGAGCCTCAACCAGATGATTCTGGAACTGGACCCCACCTTCCAGCTGCTCCCCCCAGGGCCTGGCGGCCCATGGGCGGAGCCCACCCAGAGCACTAcctcaaggaaaaagaaagaagaacccGAAGCCTTGG ATATAAAGTACATCGAGGTGACGTCCACCAGATCAAGGTGCCACGATGGCCCCCAGCGCTGCTCCAGCCCATCTGTCACCCCGCCTTTTGGCTCCCCACGCAGTGGCGGCCTCCTAAGTTCCAGAGACGTTCCCCGAGAGACTCGAAGCAGCAGTGAAAGCCTCATCTTCTCTGGGAACCAAGGCAGGGGGCACCAGcgccctcctcccccaccaggGGTTTTGTCCTCTCATCCCCCATCGTCTCCTACCATCTCCATCCCTTGCATGAGGAGCAAGGCCTCGGGCCCCCATGGCTTGGGTTCCCCACTGGTGGCTTCTCCAGGCTTGGAGAAGGGGCTGGGAGGCCTGGCCACACAGCGAGGCAGCAGGGTCTCTGGGCTGTCAGCCAGCCCGGCGTCTGATGTCAGCTATGTGTTTGGAAG CTGCCCGCCCCTCCTCCGCTCCAGCATCTCCAGCCAACAGTCATCTTCTAGGTCCTTGGAAAGCCCAGCCAGCTCTTCCTCCAGCCTCCACAGCCTTGGCCCAGTGTCCCTGTGTCCGAGAGCCAGTGACATCCAGGTCTCCAGCAATACCGCCCCAAGCATGGGCCAGCCCAGAGCGACCTATTCCCCACCAGGGGCCAAGGAGCATGCCAGCAGCTGCCCCCCATCCATCGCCAACTCCATGGTGGACATACCCATCGTGCTAGTCAACGGCTGCCCAGAACCAGGGTCTCCCCCATCCCAACAGACCCCAGGACAGCAGGACTTTGTCCGACTCGGGTCTGCTTCTGCCAGCAACCGTTGTCCAGCCACCATGAGCCACAGCCAGGCCCTGCCAGAAGCCTCTCCCACTGCATGCCCAGAGG GTCCCACCAGGGACATGCAGCCCACCATGAAGTTTGTGATGGACACCTCTAAATACTGGTTTAAGCCAAGCATCACCCGAGAGCAAG CATTCGAGCTGCTAAGAAAGGAGGCACCAGGGACTTTCGTCGTGAGGGACAGTTCTTCATACCGAGGCTCCTTCGGCCTTGCCTTGAAGGTGCAGGAGACCCCAGCACCCGCCCAGAACCTATCAG GGGAGGACAGCAGTGACCTTATCCGCCACTTCCTCATCGAGTCTTCTGCCAAAGGGGTGCATCTCAAAGGAGCAGATGAGGAGCCCTACTTCG GGAGCCTCTCTGCCTTTGTGTGCCAGCACTCcatcatggccctggccctgccctgcaAACTCACCATCCCGCAGAAAG AATTGGGAGGTGGAGACGGAGCTTCAGACCCCTCGACAGACGGCCGGGCCTCCTGCCTAAAGAAATCTGCGG GCTGCCACGCCCTGTACCTGAGCTCTGTCAGTGTGGAGACCCTGACCGGAGCCCTAGCCGTGCGGAAGGCCATCTCCACCACCTTGGAGAGGGACATCCTCCCCACACCTACCGTGGTCCATATCAAAGTTACTGAGCAAGGCATCACCCTGACCGACGTCCAGAGGAA GCTGTTTTTCAGGCGCCATTACCCCCTCACCACCCTGCGCTTCTGTGGCATGGACCCCGAGCAGCAGAA GTGGCAGAAGTACTGCAAGCCTGCCTG GGTCTTTGGGTTTGTGGCCAAAAGCCAGACCGAATCCCAGGAGAACGTGTGCCACCTCTTCGCAGAGTATGACCCGGTCCAGCCGGCCTCACAGGTCATAGACCTGGTGACCGCTCTGCTGCAGGACACAGAGAGGATGTAG